The Streptomyces achromogenes DNA segment TCGGCCGTCCAGAGAGGATGACCGACCAATCTCGACACGGTGTTCTCGTGAGCAGACCGACGCTCGCCTCGCGGTGGACGGGGCGGACCGTTACGGGCTCCGGCTACCTGATTGTCGGTTAGGGATCTGCGGAAGACTGGGTGACGTGGTAACGAACTGTCTAGCGTACCGGGATGCTGTTGGCGCCGTGCTGGTGCTGGTGCCGGTTGCGTGGGCGAGGCCGTCAGCGAGGCTGGCCAGGAGTGCCGCGGGTGTGTAATGCGTGGATAGCCCAGGCGGCGCGGTCGATGTTGGGGCCGGCCCACACGGTCCAGGTCGCCAGGGCACTGTTCGCATTCTGGGCGGCGAAAGCGTCGAATTGGACGCCGGCATCTCCGGCCAGGTTCGTCCAGCGGATCCAGCGTCCGTCGACCGCGTGTTCCCAACCGGCGTCCGTAAGGGGCCTGGTGGCCGCAGTGACGGTTTGCTCGTCGACCGGACCGCCGACGGCTGTGTCGCAGCCGTCACCCTCGGCGAGGTGATGCAGCAGGGTCTGGAGCACGGGCGCCGGGGTGGTGCCGGTCGCGGTGAGGTGCCACATGCGGTCGGAGACGGGCGTCTCGTACGCGGCGATGGTCCATGCGGTCTCGCGGGGGTGGGCTTCGTGGACGCGCTCGATGCGCAGGGTCTGTGATTCGTGGATCGAGTGGGTGGTGTCGTCGGACCAGGTCCGGTACTTCTCCCAGTCGTTGTTCTCCGTGAGGAAGTCGTTGAGCAGGGCTTCGTGATCGCCAAGGTCGGCGGCGTAGGAGGGGACCCTCTCGTCATGCGGGGCGGCGGGGGCTTGCGTCGTGTCGGGTGAACGGAGGCTGGTACGTGCCTGGGCGGTCTGCTGTTCGATGTCGGTCATGGGTGCGGGTCCGGGGCGTACGGCGTCGCCGTGAAGGCGTTGGAAGGAGGCGAGGGCCTGGGCGGGGGATTCGAGTCTGTCGGCGATGGAGCGCAGGTGGTTCTCGCGGTGCAGGGCGACGGTCCCTCCGTCGAGGTAGGTGCCGATGGCGACGGTGGTCCAGCCGTCGTGGGCATGGGCGTGGATGATGAGCC contains these protein-coding regions:
- a CDS encoding DUF317 domain-containing protein → MTATLTGTHHRAAQALLAARGFQNFDEHTMVLARIDHEEPYWAHQATHALHAEGITTEITPRLREAIDEEWTWANYPMHWLTRAEVREVSNAAQAIYDDIRHGRLIIHAHAHDGWTTVAIGTYLDGGTVALHRENHLRSIADRLESPAQALASFQRLHGDAVRPGPAPMTDIEQQTAQARTSLRSPDTTQAPAAPHDERVPSYAADLGDHEALLNDFLTENNDWEKYRTWSDDTTHSIHESQTLRIERVHEAHPRETAWTIAAYETPVSDRMWHLTATGTTPAPVLQTLLHHLAEGDGCDTAVGGPVDEQTVTAATRPLTDAGWEHAVDGRWIRWTNLAGDAGVQFDAFAAQNANSALATWTVWAGPNIDRAAWAIHALHTRGTPGQPR